Genomic DNA from Nonomuraea rubra:
CACGCTGATCCAGCCCACGTTCGTCATGGACTACCCGGTGGAGACCTCCCCGCTGGCCCGCGTGCACCGCGACAACCCGCTGCTGACCGAGAAGTGGGACCTGATCGGCTTCGGCACCGAGCTGGGCACCGCCTTCTCGGAGCTGAACGACCCGATCGACCAGCGCCGCCGCCTGGTGGAGCAGTCCATGCTGGCGGCCGGGGGCGACCCGGAGGCCATGCAGCTCGACGAGGACTTCCTCCAGGCCCTGGAGTACGCCATGCCGCCCACGGGAGGCATGGGCGCGGGCATCGACCGGCTGATCATGGCCTTCACCGGCAAGAACATCCGCGAGACCATCCTGTTCCCGCTCGTCAAGCCCACTCAGTAGGCCGGCTCAGCGGCGCCGCAGCCGCACCGGCAGCGAGGCCAGCCCGCGCAGCACCACGTTCTCCTTGTACGGCGGCGCGGGCTCGGCCAGCTCCATCCCCGGCGCCGCCGAGGCGAGGGCCGACAGCGCGATCTCGCCTTCCATCCGTGCCAGCGTGGCCCCGAGGCAGAAGTGGATGCCCAGCCCGAACGCGAGGTGCCGCTCCGGCGAGCGGGTCACGTCGAAGCGGCCGGGATCGGGAAAGACCGCCGGATCGCGATTGGCCGCGCCTATCACCGCCATCACGGGCGTGCCCTCCGGCACCGGCGTCCCGCCCAGCGACACGTCCTCCAGCGCGACCCTGCTGGTGAGCTGCACCGGCGGGTCGTACCTGAGCACCTCCTCCACGACCTCCCTGGGCCGCCGCGCCGCCTGCGCCAGCTGCCCGTGCCGGAGCAGGGCCAGGACGCCGTTGGCGATGAGGTTGACGGTCGTCTCGTGGCCGGCCACGAGCAGCAGCACACAGGTGGCCAGCAGCTCGGCCTCGGTGAGCTCCCGCACGCCCGTCAGCGCGCTCAGGAGGTCGTCGCCGGGCCGCTCCCGCCGGCGCGCGGCGAGCTCGCGGAAGTAGTCGCCGAACTCCCTTCTGGCCCGGCCGGTTTCCGATAAGAGGTCCTCTGTAAGCATCGGGTCAAGGCCGCGGGCAAGCTTCTCGCTCCAGCCGCGAAAGCGTTCGTGGTCCTCTGGAGGCACCCCGAGCATCTCGCTGATCACCAGGACCGGCAGCGGGTAGGCGAGCCCGGACACGAGATCGGCCTCGTCGGGCAGCTCGCGGATCAACGACGCCGCGATCGCCTCGACGCGCGGGCGCAGCCGTTCGATCATGCGCGGGGTGAACGCCCTGCTCACCAGGGCACGCAGCCTCGTGTGGTCGGGCGGGTCCAGCCAGAGGAACGATGCAACCGGCTGACCTGGGTCGGCGCCGTTCTGCCTGCCGGAGCCGCGGCCGAAGCGCGGGTCGCGGAGCAGGGTCGTGCACAGCTCGTGCGTGGTGGCGACGAGCAGACCCCCGCGCGTACGGAAGAGGGCGCCGCGCGCGCTCAGCTCCCGATAGCGGGAGTAAGGATCATGCAGAAATCCCCGATCGAACGGATCGAAACCCAGGACGTCGGCCGGGCTCAGAACCGCCGGATCCGGAGCGCCGGAAGGCTCCATGAGATCGCTCATCTTCGACTGATCGGTGCCGACATATCGCGAGTACGTCACATATTTCGGATCATGTCAATAGTGCTGGTCAAGCGCGCCGATTGTTATGCTTGACGACCTTTCCAGGATGCGTTTACCGTCTGCGAGGAGCGACTTCGGCCCGGTCATGAGGCCCAAGTCAGCTGTTGGGGGGGAGGGCTCCCGATGGATGTGCTCACTGAAGGTGTTGAGCTGAGCCATGCGGATCTTGCGTTGCTCGCGGAGCTGGCCAAGGGGGTTACGGTCGATCGGGTGGGCAGACGGCTGGATATCAGCGGGCGCACGGTGCGCAGGAGACTACGTGGCATCTGTGATCGCATCGGTGTCGCCACGGCGATCGAGGCCGTGGCCTGGGCGGCCCGCCGCCAGTTGATCTAGCGGCGAGCGGCCGTGGGGAGAGGGGCCCTGGATCGGCCGGCCCTGGTCGCCATAGGTCGGCATAGGTCGGCTCAGTCTGCGATGCGTACCGCACCGGCGAAGGGCCTGTTGGCGATCGAGGCGATCCGGACCACGTCACCGGTCCGCGGCGCGTGCACCATCATGCCGCCGCCCAGGTAGATGCCCACGTGGTGCAGGTCGCTGTAGAAGAACACCAGGTCGCCGGGGCGCATCTCCTCGCGTGAGATGTGCCTGCCCGCGGTCCACTGGCTGCCGGTGTAGTGCGGCAGGGAGATGCCGACCTTCTGGTAGGCGGCCATGACCAGGCCCGAGCAGTCGTAGGAGCCGGGGCCCTCGGCGCCCCAGACGTACGGCTTGAGCTGCTGCGTGAGCGCCCAGCGCGCGGCCTGGGCGGCCTTGCCGCTGCCGACGATCGGCAGGTTGACGCGCTGGGCCCGCGTGCCGGGCCGGCCCGCCTCGCCCAGCGCCCGCCTGAACAGGTTGCTCTCGACCTTGGTGACGAGCTTGGTGATCTTGTCGCGCTTCGTGTCGAGGTCGGAGACGATCTCCTGTACCTCCTCGATACGGGCCTGGGCGCCGGACCTGGCCCGCTCGGCGGCCTCCCTGGCCTGGGTGACCTGGGTGACCTCCGCGCCCTGCTGCTGTTCGAGCACGTCCATGGTGGCGGCCCGGTCGAGGAAGGAGTCGGGGTCGCCGGAGGTGGCGAAGGCCAGCATCCGGTTCAGCCCACCGGTGATGTACGCGTTCTCCGCCAGCAGCGCGACCTCCGCGCGCTTGGCCTCGAGATCGGCCTCACTGGTCGCCAGCGTCCTCTGCGCGGCGTCGGCGGCCTTCTTGGCCGTCTTGAGCTTCTCGCGCTGGCCGTTGTACTCCTCGGTCAGCGTCTCGATCTCGGTGTGCATCTTCTCGACCTGCTTGGCCAGGTCCTGGAGCGAGGGCTGGGGGTCCGCGGACGC
This window encodes:
- a CDS encoding LuxR C-terminal-related transcriptional regulator; protein product: MDVLTEGVELSHADLALLAELAKGVTVDRVGRRLDISGRTVRRRLRGICDRIGVATAIEAVAWAARRQLI
- a CDS encoding cytochrome P450, with translation MSDLMEPSGAPDPAVLSPADVLGFDPFDRGFLHDPYSRYRELSARGALFRTRGGLLVATTHELCTTLLRDPRFGRGSGRQNGADPGQPVASFLWLDPPDHTRLRALVSRAFTPRMIERLRPRVEAIAASLIRELPDEADLVSGLAYPLPVLVISEMLGVPPEDHERFRGWSEKLARGLDPMLTEDLLSETGRARREFGDYFRELAARRRERPGDDLLSALTGVRELTEAELLATCVLLLVAGHETTVNLIANGVLALLRHGQLAQAARRPREVVEEVLRYDPPVQLTSRVALEDVSLGGTPVPEGTPVMAVIGAANRDPAVFPDPGRFDVTRSPERHLAFGLGIHFCLGATLARMEGEIALSALASAAPGMELAEPAPPYKENVVLRGLASLPVRLRRR
- a CDS encoding C40 family peptidase — encoded protein: MSFTVAALLIAIPVGSASADPQPSLQDLAKQVEKMHTEIETLTEEYNGQREKLKTAKKAADAAQRTLATSEADLEAKRAEVALLAENAYITGGLNRMLAFATSGDPDSFLDRAATMDVLEQQQGAEVTQVTQAREAAERARSGAQARIEEVQEIVSDLDTKRDKITKLVTKVESNLFRRALGEAGRPGTRAQRVNLPIVGSGKAAQAARWALTQQLKPYVWGAEGPGSYDCSGLVMAAYQKVGISLPHYTGSQWTAGRHISREEMRPGDLVFFYSDLHHVGIYLGGGMMVHAPRTGDVVRIASIANRPFAGAVRIAD